Below is a genomic region from Corallococcus macrosporus.
AGCACGCGCATCATCGCCTCCACCTGTTCGGACAGGTGCAGGCGCTGGTGGTTCACCTCGCGGCGGGGGTCCGGCAGCCGCGCGCGGAGCTGGCCCTGGCGCTCGCGCAGCTCCAGCACCCGCCGCTCCATGGCCCGGCGCAGCCGGCCGGACTGCGTGGCCAGCGTCAACTCCAGGTCCGCCAGCACCGGGGCCAGCCGCTCCGCCGCCGCGCTGGGCGTGGGTGCGCGCAGGTCCGCGACGAAGTCGGAGATGGTGAAGTCGATTTCGTGCCCGATGGCGGACACCACCGGCACGGGCGAGGCGAAGATGGCGCGCGCCACCCGCTCCTCGTTGAACGTCCAGAGGTCCTCCACGGAGCCTCCGCCGCGCGTGACGACAATGACGTCCACGTCGGTGCGCCCCAGCCGCTCGATGGCCCGCGCCACGTCCTCCGCGGAGCCCTCGCCCTGCACGCGCGCGTCCGCCAGCAGCACGCCCAGCCGGGGGTTGCGCGAGTGCAGCACGCGCAGGAAGTCCTGGAGCGCCGCGCCGGTGCGGCTCGTCACGACGCCGATGCGCCGGGGCAGGAACGGCACGGGCCGGGGCGGCCGGATGCGCCGGTCGCCGATGAGCCCCTCCGCCGCCAGCCGCTGCTTGAGCTGCTCGAACGCGAGCGCCAGCGCGCCCTCGCCCACCGGCTCCAGCCGGGACACGATGAGGCTGTAGCGGCCCTGCGGCTCGTACAGGTCCACGCTGCCCTCGGCCACCACCTCCATGCCGTCGCGCAGCGCGAAGCGCATCCGTCCCGCCATGGACGCCCACACCTTCGCGTCGATGGAGGCGTCCGCGTCCTTGAGCGTGAAGTACCAGTGGCCGCGCGCGTTGGCGCCCCGGAAGCTGGACACCTCGCCGCGCACCATCACGCGCGGGAAGCGCGACTCCACCGTCTGCTTGATCTGCCGGGTCAGCTCGCCCACCGACAGCACCGTGCGCTCCGGGCGCGGCGGCGGAGTGATGGCGGCGGGCGGCGGCGCGGCGATCTCCGCCACCGTCGCGGACGGCGGGGGCGCGGGCGGCTTGCTCGCGCTCGCGGCCTTCGCGGGAGGCGGACGCAGGGGTGGCAGCAGCGACGTGCCGAACAGGTCGCCCTGCCCCGGCTCGTCGGCCGGAGGCGGCTCCACCCCCTTGCGCTTCTTCATCGCGACAGCTTCTCGACCCAGCCCTGGGCCTTGCCGTGCAGCTCGTCGTCGGGCGGCGTCATCGTGACGACGTCGCGGAACTTGGGCAGCGCGTCCTCCGGGCTGGAGTCCTTGATGGAGTAGGCCTGCATGTACAGGTCCTTCGCCTTGCCCTTGAGGTCGTTGACGATGTTGGCGGCGCCCGTGTGGTTGGGGTCCGCCTGGAGCGCGCGGCGGGCGAACTCCATGGCGCGCGACCACTGGCCGGCGGCCTTCGCGCCCGCGGCGCTCTTGTAATAGATGGTCGACGCGCGGGTGCCCGCGTTGCGCCCCATCTTGCTGCCGCGCCCGTCGGTGATGTCCTTGTCCAGCGCGAGCAGCCGGCTGAGGCCCTTGGCGTCCAGCTCCTCCAGCTTCTTGTAGAGGTTGCCGAACTCCGTCACCTGCGACATGAGCTGCTTGCACTGCGGCGTCTTGGCCGCGCACGCGTTGAGGATGGCCACCGCGCCGGACGTGTCACCGTCGCGGAAGCGGTCCACGGCGGGCTCCCACGGCTTGGGCGCCGCGGCCACGCGCACCGGATCCGGACGGGTCAGGTCCGCGATGACGCGCGCGGCGTCGTCGTTGACGAGCTTGCCGTCGCGGTGCTCAGGGAAGGTCGCGAGCACGTCGTCGGTGATGGCCTTGGCCTTCTGGACGTTCTCCAGCTGGCGCGTGTCCAGCAACTGCTTGGCTTCCTTCGTGCGCTTGTCGGCGGCGTCCGTCAGGTTCTTGAGCGCCGTCTTGCGCTGCTCGTAGAGCTGGGTGTCGCTGCCCACCTTGTCGATGGAGGCCTTCGCGCTGGCGAGTTCCCCCTTGTCCAGCGCCGCCTGGGCCGTGGCCAGGTGGTTCTGGTTGGGGATCTCCCGCTCCGCGGCCTTCAGGTAGTCCTCCACGCCGGGGTAGTCCGGCGCCTGCGCGTGGAGCTCCTCCAGCTTCGCCTTGGCCTGCTGCCACTGGCCCTCGCGCACCAGGTTCTTGGCCTCCTGGAAGAGACCGCCCAGCTGCTCGCGGTACGAGCGCTGCTCCGCCTCGATGCGGCCCTGCTCCTCCTGCTGGTGCCGCATGCGCGAGCGCATGACGCCCAGGCCCGCGAAGAGCAGCACCAGCACGGCGGCGCCCGCGAGCTTCATCCGCATGCGCTTGCGCTGGACCTCCGGCGTGAGCTCCGCGGCGGCGGCGGCGCGCGACGTCTGCGGGCGCGCACGGCCCTCGCGGGCGGGACGCGCCGGCACGGCCGTGGGAGCGCGCCCGGCGGCCGTGGACGGACGGGGCCGGGAACCGGACGGGGCCTGCACCTTGGCGGTGCTGTTGGCGGTGTCCTCGTAGCGCAGCTCCGAGTCGCCCAGCGTGATGACGTCGCCGTTGGCGAGCAGCGTCTCCTCGGAGATGGGCTCGCCGTTGACGATGGTGCCGTTGCCGGAGCCCATGTCGCTGACCATCCAGCCAGCGGACTCCTTGCGCAGCGTCACGTGCTTGCGGGAGACCGACGTGTCCTGGATGCAGATGGGGTTGTCGGTGGAACGGCCGACCGTGTACTCC
It encodes:
- the xseA gene encoding exodeoxyribonuclease VII large subunit, encoding MKKRKGVEPPPADEPGQGDLFGTSLLPPLRPPPAKAASASKPPAPPPSATVAEIAAPPPAAITPPPRPERTVLSVGELTRQIKQTVESRFPRVMVRGEVSSFRGANARGHWYFTLKDADASIDAKVWASMAGRMRFALRDGMEVVAEGSVDLYEPQGRYSLIVSRLEPVGEGALALAFEQLKQRLAAEGLIGDRRIRPPRPVPFLPRRIGVVTSRTGAALQDFLRVLHSRNPRLGVLLADARVQGEGSAEDVARAIERLGRTDVDVIVVTRGGGSVEDLWTFNEERVARAIFASPVPVVSAIGHEIDFTISDFVADLRAPTPSAAAERLAPVLADLELTLATQSGRLRRAMERRVLELRERQGQLRARLPDPRREVNHQRLHLSEQVEAMMRVLRPRVRQDRETLRALQERLQRARPQTRLSEQRAHLLKLAMRLSEAARAGVSRRRTELADSRLGLERASPTARVAAERAKVAQARARLLELQRGMLSSAQTHFGRLGGRLDALSPLKVMSRGYAVTFRQRDGVVVRSMADVAVGDVLGIKLAAHGAKTLGGCEEIEATVTSLKGPVDC
- a CDS encoding FHA domain-containing protein; this encodes MSNAPPPARRRPTSGTPSSGTGQRAPARRSSAGAAAARPAKLVVVAGPMEGEEFALSELEYTVGRSTDNPICIQDTSVSRKHVTLRKESAGWMVSDMGSGNGTIVNGEPISEETLLANGDVITLGDSELRYEDTANSTAKVQAPSGSRPRPSTAAGRAPTAVPARPAREGRARPQTSRAAAAAELTPEVQRKRMRMKLAGAAVLVLLFAGLGVMRSRMRHQQEEQGRIEAEQRSYREQLGGLFQEAKNLVREGQWQQAKAKLEELHAQAPDYPGVEDYLKAAEREIPNQNHLATAQAALDKGELASAKASIDKVGSDTQLYEQRKTALKNLTDAADKRTKEAKQLLDTRQLENVQKAKAITDDVLATFPEHRDGKLVNDDAARVIADLTRPDPVRVAAAPKPWEPAVDRFRDGDTSGAVAILNACAAKTPQCKQLMSQVTEFGNLYKKLEELDAKGLSRLLALDKDITDGRGSKMGRNAGTRASTIYYKSAAGAKAAGQWSRAMEFARRALQADPNHTGAANIVNDLKGKAKDLYMQAYSIKDSSPEDALPKFRDVVTMTPPDDELHGKAQGWVEKLSR